The following coding sequences are from one Chitinivibrionales bacterium window:
- a CDS encoding sigma-70 family RNA polymerase sigma factor: protein MNDDELLQKLHDGDRSAFAALVREYQSMVVKTCYRILGTREEAEDAAQDVFVRLLKKAGDFRGDSKISTWLYKIAVNTSLNHLRKRKWVSFLDIFSLSDKEPGKTAYVPPASNNDRPDHRMDRKDERRMLNEALGKIPAKQRIAFVLSKYDNFSYEEIADIMKTSLSSVESLIHRAKVNLQKKLVSYYQSS from the coding sequence TTGAACGACGACGAATTACTGCAAAAACTTCACGATGGTGACCGTAGCGCTTTTGCCGCTCTGGTACGGGAGTACCAGTCGATGGTAGTGAAAACATGTTACCGTATTCTGGGCACCAGAGAAGAGGCTGAAGATGCCGCACAGGATGTTTTTGTTCGGCTCCTTAAAAAAGCCGGTGACTTCCGGGGAGATTCAAAAATCTCCACCTGGCTGTACAAAATAGCGGTGAACACTTCCCTCAACCATCTTCGAAAAAGGAAATGGGTTTCCTTTCTGGATATCTTTTCCCTTTCCGATAAGGAACCCGGCAAAACAGCGTATGTTCCACCGGCATCGAACAATGACCGCCCGGACCACCGAATGGATCGCAAGGACGAGCGGAGAATGCTCAATGAGGCTCTGGGAAAAATTCCTGCAAAGCAGCGGATTGCCTTTGTCTTGAGCAAATATGACAATTTTTCCTATGAAGAAATCGCTGATATTATGAAAACCAGTCTTTCATCAGTGGAGTCCCTTATTCACCGGGCAAAAGTAAATCTTCAGAAAAAGCTTGTTTCATATTACCAAAGTTCATAA
- a CDS encoding alpha/beta hydrolase fold domain-containing protein yields MIGDKKLHGIIILLLLGAPALFAQSWGCASRVFSRPDAFVFGNNGIDDLRMVMFTPDNWQQSDSRPAMLIVFAGGFNKKCVDGFTAFRRYYSRQGFVVFVHEYQLLSQGVTYIEEQVPDCKMAVRWVRKNAAELGVDPNRIISFGGSAGGFLSTSSAAIEGLEHSDQDLTISSKPDLCMEVSAVLKIAGTVYDEDTRMGEEIEALRNLSDNMPPTILMYGFDDGLKEQGKEFIDSAADYSFDTELHIFNGEGRKGHSFCFREDSTVAPAGEDSVISWTMAFFEKHGFLPEQDPVAARPFCRQLTDKPALNINAGFTPVFYTLSGKRILHRNINSGSLSGGPRSHSSCIYIMKSGPRNYKQDFYIAR; encoded by the coding sequence ATGATTGGAGATAAAAAGCTGCACGGGATCATCATCCTTCTTTTACTGGGGGCGCCGGCTCTATTCGCCCAGTCGTGGGGCTGTGCATCACGGGTTTTTAGCCGACCCGACGCCTTTGTTTTCGGCAACAATGGTATCGACGATCTGCGGATGGTCATGTTTACCCCCGACAACTGGCAACAAAGCGACAGCCGTCCTGCCATGCTTATCGTTTTCGCCGGGGGATTCAACAAAAAATGTGTCGACGGCTTTACCGCTTTCCGGCGTTATTACTCACGGCAGGGCTTTGTGGTCTTTGTCCACGAATACCAGTTGCTCAGCCAGGGAGTAACCTATATCGAAGAACAGGTTCCCGATTGCAAGATGGCTGTGCGGTGGGTCAGAAAAAACGCAGCCGAACTTGGCGTTGATCCAAATCGGATTATCTCATTCGGTGGATCGGCGGGAGGATTTCTTTCAACCTCTTCTGCTGCGATCGAGGGACTTGAACATTCAGACCAGGACCTGACCATATCGTCAAAACCCGACCTCTGCATGGAAGTCTCCGCGGTCCTGAAAATCGCCGGAACCGTCTACGATGAAGATACACGGATGGGAGAAGAAATTGAAGCTTTACGGAATCTTTCGGACAACATGCCCCCTACTATTCTCATGTACGGCTTTGATGACGGCCTTAAGGAGCAAGGGAAAGAGTTTATCGACAGTGCCGCCGATTATTCTTTCGATACTGAACTCCACATTTTCAACGGTGAAGGAAGAAAAGGGCACAGTTTCTGTTTCCGGGAGGACTCTACCGTTGCACCGGCCGGTGAAGACTCGGTCATTTCCTGGACAATGGCATTCTTCGAAAAGCACGGCTTTTTGCCGGAACAGGACCCGGTAGCGGCACGCCCCTTTTGCCGTCAATTGACCGACAAACCAGCCCTCAATATCAATGCTGGTTTCACGCCTGTTTTCTATACTTTATCAGGAAAAAGAATTCTCCATCGCAATATCAATTCCGGTTCTCTCTCAGGCGGTCCCCGCTCCCATAGCTCCTGCATCTATATCATGAAATCGGGACCGAGAAACTACAAGCAGGATTTTTATATCGCACGCTGA